GCTATGGAGTGAGTATTAATCTAATTTTATTGTCTTAAGTTAGTGAGTTAATTAATCTATTGTTATGAAGCTATTGTTTACTATATGATGTTTGCCTTTTCCCGTATGATCATAGTCGAAACGTGGAGCCTATTTTAGACAACATCGCGGTTGGCCTTCGAAGGAAGTTGCTATTTGTATGGGTAAgtgaattttaattaatttaatttaatataGTATTAAATTAAAATTGTATTTTCCTTGAAATTTCATTAATTTATTTTGTAGGATCAAGATAATTGTATTGACAGCGGTTTTTCAACTCTGGAGAAGAAGAATAAGCCAATATTCTTGAAGCAGCTGAGTAAAATATGGGAAAATAATTTTGGTGGTGGAAAATTTTCGAAAGCCAACACACTAATGATTGATGATGAGCCCCATGCTGCTCTACTTAACCCAGTaggttttaattaatttatcaaTTATAAACAAACAGTGCAAAATTAATCTGATTTAGTTAGACCAACTGCGAAGTCTTGTTTGATTTTGCAGCCTAATACAGCAGTGTTTCCTCCTGCTTACAAAGTTAGAAATCGCCGAGACACATTTCTTGGTATCAAACTAGTCCTTGACATTTATGATTAATTGAAGTTCAATTTTTATGTGTTCCTGCAATGTTATCAAAGAATTCCTCACTCTGTTAGAGTACAATTATGTATAGATACTCATGATAATGTTAACGTACAATTAATAATCTCGAAACTAAGGGGAATAGCTGGTTGCTATAGATCAAAAAGAAGTTGGAAGTTTTATGCACTGACGGGAAACCTTTTGTGATAACCCAAAAAATAGATCGTTCCTGCTATTTACCTATAGAACTATATATATCAATGTTTTGGAGATCGGGCACGACAAGGACGAGCTCTTCTTTTTCACCTAGCGCATATTGACGTAGTGAAGATGATAGAATGAATTTCCCATCGATAAAAATCACGTCTTTCTCTGTATCGGTatgagagagagggagagagtgtGTGTGTAATATGGATGGATGAATTTACTGTGGGGTCCAGTctcctatcccatattttaaggaaggaagatttttcttcctttgacaaaattacattggtagcaattgtggaattggccaacaagccaattcttttgttcacattttcgtgatgtaagcgcttacctcatcatagtcgtggcgtaagcgcttacctcatcatagtcgtggcgtaagcgcttacctcatcataggaaattcattcctataaataggcaacTTATGATTCATTTGTAATACACCaaaatcatttgctatacacaccaaaaatctcagacaatacatctgagtgagagcaaagtgaggtatactaataccatagactgtgtaagaaaatagtctgtgaagaaaaatagagtgtgagtgatattttagtgaggtgggaaaaatcaaaagagtgtttttctttttgagtgtgtagtggtctttggagtatttatactcgtgactacagaGTGTAAAATTctttactatagtgatatcagctgctcctcttggccgtggtttttcccttattcagaagggtttccacgtaaaatcttggtgtcattattgctgcattttattcttgctgatttaaccataagttagtgttccgcgtttatcactaataccgtgaatattatttttgcgggtctattttattcccaacattTACATGTTGCATCGTTGATATACCTGACCAAATCTTAACAATTTGTTTCTTTTGTAGGTCCTAAGGGTGAAATGCAGGGATTTCTGGAGGGGCTAGTCGATGCAAATGATGTTCCAACATACGTGAAAGGACATCCCCTTGGACAACCTGCGATAACAGACTCTCATCCTGATTGTTATTACTATGCTAAGATACTTCGCGCCGCGGAAGCTCCTAACTTTGGCTGCCCTGATTATGACTCTGATTATTACTCTGATTAGGACTCTAGTTACTATCAAATCAAGATGGTTCATGGTTTtcccataacatatgtaaatctcTTCTTAGTAGTAGTAAGTTTTTATGTAATGGCGTGGTCTTATGTGTTTGCAAGTTCCTTGCCTTTGAGGTTTTATGTGCCTATGGACGACTCATAATATAACTATGTTTACCTAAGGTTTTTAGTACTCCCCTATTTTGAAAATGTCAATGTTCTATTACTTTGTTTACTTGCAATTTGTGAGGAATGGTTCTATGGCAAACCGTGCAGTTCATGTGCAATATAAATATCCTGGCAGTTTGTAATTACTACTTCCTTTTCATTTTGTGTGACTCTGTTTGAGTCAGCAGGTTgtttaaaagaaaaacaaacttTTGAACCTTCTGATATGCTGGCTATAAAATTTGTGGCATTGACATTTGTATAATTACAAAAGCTATAAATGTAAAAAGAAAATGTAAAGTAAATTATATATTTGGATTTCCCTAATCTCGAGGGTTCTTATGCCAACGTTCTTTCATTTCGGGCAAGTCTATTTACAAACAAAAGAAGGTCTGTCCTATCCCACAAGTTAGTGAAGGTGGAT
The nucleotide sequence above comes from Lycium barbarum isolate Lr01 chromosome 3, ASM1917538v2, whole genome shotgun sequence. Encoded proteins:
- the LOC132633654 gene encoding uncharacterized protein LOC132633654, with amino-acid sequence MKFCLERFEVGLWSSAMDRNVEPILDNIAVGLRRKLLFVWDQDNCIDSGFSTLEKKNKPIFLKQLSKIWENNFGGGKFSKANTLMIDDEPHAALLNPPNTAVFPPAYKVRNRRDTFLGPKGEMQGFLEGLVDANDVPTYVKGHPLGQPAITDSHPDCYYYAKILRAAEAPNFGCPDYDSDYYSD